A stretch of Lathyrus oleraceus cultivar Zhongwan6 chromosome 6, CAAS_Psat_ZW6_1.0, whole genome shotgun sequence DNA encodes these proteins:
- the LOC127095956 gene encoding uncharacterized mitochondrial protein AtMg00820-like: MAFVLQIEPSKVDEALGDDQWIVSMQEELNQFERNQVWELVPRQSGKHIISTRWVFKKKLDENGIIVRNKARLVAQGYNQEEGIGFEETFAPVARLEAIRLLLAYAYSLNF; this comes from the coding sequence ATGGCATTTGTTTTACAAATTGAACCTTCCAAAGTTGATGAAGCCTTAGGAGACGACCAATGGATAGTTTCAATGCAAGAAGAGTTAAACCAAttcgaaaggaatcaagtttgggaacttgtccctagGCAAAGTGGTAAACACATCATAAGTACCAGATGGGTATTTAAGAAAAAGCTTGATGAGAACGGcataattgttcgaaacaaagcaagGTTGGTGGCCCAAGGATACAATCAAGAGGAAGGCATTGGTTTTGAAGAAACGTTCGCtccggttgcaaggttagaagctatccgtttattacttgcttatgcttaTTCATTAAATTTTTag